Genomic window (Cololabis saira isolate AMF1-May2022 chromosome 10, fColSai1.1, whole genome shotgun sequence):
CAGAACAATAATATTGATGTTTAGCAGCTGTAAGGACATTCTGCAAATGTGACTGCACTACATGATTATTCATTATTAGATTGGATCTGAGccagattgaatttaattaaacACTGGGATTGTTATATTGATATACATGACATGATAGGAACTGGTACCACTGCCCTCTACTCATCTGGTGGCAGCTCCATTCAGATTATTTCAAAGCTCTTCATGATCTTcaacagctttaatttttattttttagcccCCCGCTGACTCTTAGGATTTGTTTCCTTGGCAGGAGCTCACCAGTCTGTCTATCAAGATGAATAGCTCCTGGCTTTAGCTTCATTTTTACTAGAAAGTATGGTTGCAGAGTAAAATCAGCCCTGATAAGTAATATAATTCCACTTGATGCATCGCACCAGTTGGCAGgattaaacatgtttaaaaatcaAACAGCATGGTGTCAGAACAGTGAAACATTATTATCTCCAAGACCACTAAATTTGGACAGACACTGCCCTGGACGTGTGTTTAACTGGTGAAAGATACAGAAGTAGTTTGGTATAATCATGAGGGATTCCTCAGGTCTGGGTTCGGTGGTTTTAGATCATTAGACTCCTCATTAGTCTTCCCTGGACTCGCTCCACTGTTCTTTCTGCTTGATCTCTTTCTCTTTATTTTAACATTGGGGTTTAAATCACAGTCACTAGTGTTTTCCTGCCTTTTTGTTGAACTTCTCTTGCTCTTCTTCATCCTTTCCTGTTGATATTAAAGATATGTCTGAGCTCGATTGCActtttttgcatattttttttccttccccccCATATCTTTCATTTTGCACACTTTGTGCACCAGTCTACCGTGCCCACATTTCTTCTTTTACTGGAGGTAAATGTGTTGGGAAACGGTGGACCCTTGCAGGAATCTTTTCTATTTGAACAGAAAAGGATGCACATGTTGGTGGTATCTAGGGCCATCTTCTGTGCTGTGGTCTCCCGGGGGAGCAGCATCAGTGCCAGGGATCCCTGCAGGATCAATAAACGCATTCATGAGGCTGGAAAAATCATTGGAAACAGCTTGGAAATGTTTGAGTTGGTGGAGGACATAAGTTCACCGAACAAACTGCTCTCTGTCACGGGCAATAGATCCCATATCTCCAACGGACACAGAAAAAAGCAGAGCTCATTCTCCAGCAGATGTTTTCTCTCCAGTCACAAAACAATTCAGGGAACCACtcctgtcatttaaaatctatttttattcttataaaacatgttttgattACAGTGAACATTTTACTTTTGCCTTTTGTATTGATTTCTATTATTTCTGATGTAACAAAACAATTTCACTTGCGGGACCAATAAGTatctcagaaaaaaaacaatacctgCCCGTTAAAAACTACTGCACTTGCTTTAGTAATGTCAGTTTTTAAGACCTCGCTGATTGCTATTGTAATTATTTATCgaataatatataatgtatcagCTCTGAAAGCAACACATAATGAAGTCAAACTCTTCATGTGCAAATGTGAGATTTGTTTGACATACAGCAGGATAAATTATTTGCTTTGTTGAGGAGCTTGAGGGCGGGTGCTGTTGCAGATGTTGCAGCAGGTGGCACCGCATACTCGCCACATATTGTGGGCTCTCCAGAGGTTTATTGATGTTTGAGTGGGACATCATCGGGCCTCGGTGATGCCAGCTGTCGGAGCCAGGTTTTCAAAACAGTCACTTGTTAAATTCTCATCACAATGAGTTATATCAGTCCAgcgtgattttttttaaagatgctcGAAGATAAGACTTTCCTGAAATCTAAGAACCCAGTCTGAACACAGAGCACATGACAGGATTAACGTGGTTGTCAATTATCAGTGCTGATGACAACTGACAAGGACAGACGGTGATCTTTGCCAACAGCAACACCCTCACTGGAGAACATGATGCTGATGGAATGGGCAAGGCTGCGCGGTTAGGATCACATGATTTAATGTCAGACACGTCCAGGCTCTACATTAAATATGTAAACTGACAAGTATCGTCACTGACTGCTTAAAAGAAAGGGTTGGAGATACAGTTTTATACAGAAAGGTTGCTCGGGTTGAGGTATGCCATTTTCCCCCTTGACAGGGACACTTTCAAATAAATCATGCCCAGAACTTCACCATAGGAGGCATTTTACAAATAGTGTAATGGCTCATTGAACTTGATTTATAAAAGGCACCACATAATATAATAAACCTGCTGGTACTTTAAAACCATTTCTAGGGCATTTTGAATACTAATTTAGGTCATGAAAAAATACcagatctttgtttttttacttaaagcgacactacgtaacttttccaccttaatataatatttccagagtcattgtgatggtacatcaacttccaacaggtttaatgaacctctgtcatggtctgaggggtctgtgtcgccttcactggcactatgtaactttgaggagcatggtaggaaccctgccacactactggtaaagcactaccgcttttgtccaaaggagccgccaaactcaacaaaagctgaaagttacgttgtgctgctttaatggggTCACAAATTTGTGAAGTCTGTAAAGTCCCACATCTGGCATTACCTTGTTCTAATTCAAACATCAGGCATCTTATCATACTTGAAGATTCAGATAAGTCGTTATTCACAAAAGTAGGACTTTCAATCAACATCATTTTAACTAAAACGCCATTATTGTTTCAGACAAAAAGAGATCATAACCCGAATCCGTGAAAAAGGTGTGTCCTTTTTAAATATAGTCACAAtctaaatgtttttgaaaatgtttttgttcttcCCTTTAAATGTAGTGATAATCTAAATCAAATGTGTGCTTCTTTTGTGATTAGGGAAATTAAAGTTTATGTAAGTATCCTAAATAGATCATATTTAGTAGCATTTTTGTATGTGACAATATATATTTTGGTGAAGTTTCACATACTGTATTTTATGAATCATGATGTTTGGGTCTGCTTGGCATTAAGGTCAACAACAATTTTAGCTCAGTGTCTTAACTACTGGACTCTTTCTTGCTCTTTCCAGGTGTCGTCCTGACACCTAGCTaatgtttttactgtttctcctctttttcttaATTTCTGTCGGTTCAAAGTCAGAGTCCAAGTCAGAAGCTTTCGGCCTTCCTCTTGATTTACTCGCACGCGAAGTCACTTTTTCAGCTTTCTCTTGCTCTTCCATAGAGTCACTAAATTCCTCGTCCTCAGTCAGCTCGTCACTTTCTTCATCGCTGGATGTTGTGTCCTTTGATTCCTGCGGCTTTCTTTTATCCGTCCGTTGCATGTTTTCCTCTTGAACCAAAGGGTCTGCTGATTGGCCCTTCTTGGGCCTTCCTTTGGGTCGACCTGTAACTTTCTTTTTGGGCTTAGTTCTTAACATTTTCACCACCTTCACCAGTGAATCTTGCTCCACATTGTCAACCCCCGAGTCTGCAACTCTCCTACTACCATTATCTTGACCATTGCCAGGGTTACTTCCCTTTCCTTTCATCTTCTTTTTCTGTGCATGTCTAGAGTTTGGAGAGTGGTACCGCTGATAATGGCTTTTCAAACTCACATTGTGATTGAAGGATTGGTCGCAGTGCTGACATTTATATGGTTTCTCCCCTGTGTGCAGGCGCATGTGTGATTTCAGATGGCTGGCCTGTGAAAAGCCACGCTGGCATACTGGACACTTGAACGGCTTCTCTCCTGAGTGCACGAGTAAATGTCTGCGAATGGACGTGCTTTGGTAAAACTGAATTCCACAAATGTGACACTTTAAAGAATGTGGCCACTCGCCCTCTTGCAGGTGGATTCTGCGCTCCTTGTTTGTGGCGAACTCTTCTGAACATTCGGGACATTTGTAGGGCTTCTCTTCAGTAACGTGCACTTGctcatgagtgattttgtcaactttagttttaaacttagcATTGCAATATTTGCATGGAATCTCGTAGCTTTCCTCGTGGATTTTGCTGTGAGCAGTTATAGACGTCTCATTGACAAACCTCTTCCCACAAATATTGCATGAATATGGCTTGATTTTATGTTCACACGTGTGAGGCTGCCGGCGATCGAAAAACCTTCCACAATCTGTACAGAGCTCACGGTTTTTTGGGGGTaaatcgtcatcgtcatcatcgtaatctccatcatcatcttcttcataATTGCTTTCCTCATCAGATTCCTCTTGCAACTCATGATAGAATAAAAGTTCCTCTTCTGGTTGCCAATCGTCACCTGAATCCACATCATCTTGACTACTACTGAAGTCCTCCATGGGATCACTGTCTTCACCAATGCAATGAATAATCTCAGGGACTCTGGTCTTCTCTTCGTCGGTCGGATCAGTCTAAGACAGAAATAGCAAGCGACAACAGTGAGTAatggtaaatgtttgtttttaccttAACCCAGGTTAATGGGGTCAAAAGAACACCTACAGAGTTAAAATGCATGAACAGTCACAATTCTACAACACCGTAAATTTATATTTTAGTTGATTCAAgtgcttaaaggagctgtatgtaagagcaataataaaacaaatcataaaatgaccccaatatgtcaacagacatttaaaaatcatgttcatttcaaatacttatgtcactgacaacagcactcaagccaggatattccagtttaaaaagaggagttgcagccctcaactgatgtttatgttgtcattttttgttttggcctgaagctccaccctccacctatctcccaatcaccaagtcagtattgtttcggcatccgggttgccagctcggctctaattatcgcagccatggcagcctacgtccctgctgcattctgcagcctacctggcaacctctggtcgggggaggagggggagggtacacgctgctcaacaatattttgaaagtgactgcagtaccagttttggccatttcttacagacggctcctttaagcatAGTTTATATAGGTGCGTTTTCATTAGTGAGGATTCAGGGTGAACCTGCCAGACAGGGCCGACCCCTCCTTTGCCCCTTCAGCCGGCAGGAACTGTTGACTGAAAAAATAACACAGCAATAATGTGCATGTTTTGCTGCTCACCAACGGCCATGAGCATAAAACAAGATGAACAAGACTGCAGCAAAAGAGGAAAGAGAACAAGAAAATAGTAAACAAGGGATGGTATTTGCTTTCTAACATGTAAGACATGGTAGCGATTGAGAGTAAAAGAAAACCCCCCGCTGCACCTCTACATTGGTGTAAGAGACTAACAAGACGTGAACCGACTCGTCGGTCCATCTAGGAGTTTTTCTGTTATCTCCATCTTCATCGGATGTACTCACAGCAAAATGTTTCTCGTCCAAATGGTTGAAATGAGTTCTGCTCACATGACTTTTGTTCACGCGACAGTTCTTCGTGTAATTGAGAAATCCTGATCAAGAGACCAGCCCCAAAAAAATCTACCCAGAACCCCCGCTAATGCAAACGCACTTTATGGTAACAGGTGTCCAACACTTAGGTTGGAGAATGATGTTTTAAAGAATTCAGTGGCTTTTATCAGCTTATCTAGTCAACCTATGAAATAACAGCACCATTCAGAGAACTGGCAAATTTTtttgattgtatttttctttttttttccttgcatAATCCTTAAAAATTCACTCTGCTAACGCAGAATTGTCTCAAAGCAGCTGACGGAGAGTTAATGTCTGAAACAAATGCGATAAACTACCACTTCTGGGGGTGTATGTCAGTCAACGGTTCACACTGTCTGCAATAAAGcaaaactaaaagtaaatgtaagaATGACTCTACTttcatatttgttttaattggcATCCCAACTTCTCTCTGACTTGGGGCTGTAGATGCGGTTGGTGCGCTGGGATGTGGTTTTGAAATTAGAAATCCTCCAAGAAAAACTGTGTTAAAGATGCCCAGACGACGAAAGTGGATAAATCATTCAATCACAAATTCCTTTTGACACACTGTTGTGGCTTTAATGACGTGAACCGTACAGTTTTGGAAAATATATTTGGGATCCCAACTAAATAAATAGaacaaaaatgatttaaaaaaactatGTTTGAACTTACCTCTAGAGTTACTTCTGAGCGTTCGGTCGGATTCGCGCCTTCATCTGCGGTGACGGCAGAACTGGACAGATTTTTCCACTCTTTTCTGTATTTACACTGAACGCACTGCTGGTTTACAGCCAAGAGTAATCCCTGTACAGCTTTCTCCGTCTTTACTTTCGAACGACACAAAGGGCACTTACTGCTGAACATCGTGAAGAGTTGTTTTTCATTCACAACATATCTACTATCGACCTGAAGAAGTCCAGCTCTGAAAGAGAATTTCAAATCACAAACTTTCAGAACTTTAGCAGGTATAAAAAATGAATGGATGTATGAATACTTTCAGAGCTTCACAGCCATCTATAACAATAAGTTGTTCATGTGTGTAAAATGCTTTAGCCGAACTCACTTCTTTCTGATAATGTCGAGGTTTTCAATTTTTTGCAGCATCTGAACATAATCATACTTGGAAGATTCAGAGCCATCACTTGATCTTGGACTCGCTGCAAAATAAGATGTCATAGCTTTTAATTAATGGACAATTATCTAAACAAAAATGCCCCTTTGGGAATTAATACagtatttttaaatttaattaaatgtCTCACCAATTACACTGGAAGTTTCTTCTTTAAAGAATGCTGGACTGTGGCATATATCAAGGGGCTCAAATGCAGGGTCCTCATCCGGGCTTTCCACAGGCTCCTAAACAGATTACAACAGCAGAAACATCAAGAAAAACCTCAAAATACTTGTAATCACAATAAAAGTACATTACAGCACCACAGACAGCGATGTGAAAAGGAAAAGTACACCCTTCGTCGACTCTTAGATTTTATGGATTTAATTTGATACTTACCAGCTCTTAAAATCATCTTAATAATACCTCAGAGGAAGAACAAAACACCACACACTGGATTTTATGTGAATTTTATTTGAGTGACTATTTAATTACTGTTAGGTATTAACTTAATACTGTTACTCTAAGGAAAAATTGCTGAGGTAGACGACATGTTGTATGTGACTGTGCTAAAGAAGGCAAAAAGTAATTTGTGTTGCTTTATCAAAAACTAAGCTAAACCACAAAGGCAGCAAGTGAAAAACGAAGGTTGTTTTCAAAACTGTAAGTACGTACTGTGCATATAATACAGTACATACCTAACTAACCATAGTACTCCAGTATGTACTGCTTCCCGCAGTATTCATCAGTACGCAGCATGCCACCGTTAAAATCGATTATGCTGTTGCATAGCcaatagtagggctgggcgatatggaccaaaagtcatatctcgatattttctagctgaatggcgatactcgatatatatttcgatattttttctgtgccttaattggggtttcccccaaagcattatagcatagcatctctgttagcttaattttttctgaggcaaacccttaaaaaaacagtcagttttaacacaaagcctcgtgccaaatgtcacacaggtacatttattaacagaggtctgcacaatatcaaaatgtataaaacaaatgaaataaaaataaactgcctgcatatatagaataaaaatgcttcttgaataaaataaaacaaatatccctttcctgcataacaattaaattcaaacacactgtgcaattaatacaatgtagacagtaacaggcagacttttccactgaggttgacagttgtgcaaataacaaaacatttgtgcaaatctcaaataaaacattcaagtcaatttgtcacaaaataagctatatcaaaatcgtaaaaaaaaaaaaaaaaaaaaaaattaaaatcgatataaacgatattgtctcgtaccatatcgtgtttgaaaatatatcgatatatattaaaatctcgatatatcgcccagccctagccaaTAGCCAGCAATGTGGCTGCTATAACCAGCTTCCACTATACTGGTCCCTGCCATATGGGATACAGAAAGTGGGGCTCATCAGTCA
Coding sequences:
- the LOC133452708 gene encoding zinc finger protein 429-like; translation: MCSVVGCDSWRRHARRFPLPEDPEKRLEWVQFLFEVNGQRLKESSWTDITVCTEHFTPDCFLRETPGTAVQLKSGAVPLVHVHDQEELHIKQEPVESPDEDPAFEPLDICHSPAFFKEETSSVIASPRSSDGSESSKYDYVQMLQKIENLDIIRKKAGLLQVDSRYVVNEKQLFTMFSSKCPLCRSKVKTEKAVQGLLLAVNQQCVQCKYRKEWKNLSSSAVTADEGANPTERSEVTLETDPTDEEKTRVPEIIHCIGEDSDPMEDFSSSQDDVDSGDDWQPEEELLFYHELQEESDEESNYEEDDDGDYDDDDDDLPPKNRELCTDCGRFFDRRQPHTCEHKIKPYSCNICGKRFVNETSITAHSKIHEESYEIPCKYCNAKFKTKVDKITHEQVHVTEEKPYKCPECSEEFATNKERRIHLQEGEWPHSLKCHICGIQFYQSTSIRRHLLVHSGEKPFKCPVCQRGFSQASHLKSHMRLHTGEKPYKCQHCDQSFNHNVSLKSHYQRYHSPNSRHAQKKKMKGKGSNPGNGQDNGSRRVADSGVDNVEQDSLVKVVKMLRTKPKKKVTGRPKGRPKKGQSADPLVQEENMQRTDKRKPQESKDTTSSDEESDELTEDEEFSDSMEEQEKAEKVTSRASKSRGRPKASDLDSDFEPTEIKKKRRNSKNIS